One Panicum virgatum strain AP13 chromosome 3N, P.virgatum_v5, whole genome shotgun sequence DNA segment encodes these proteins:
- the LOC120665555 gene encoding membrane protein PM19L-like translates to MASGGQRSMASALLFLNLIMYVVVAAIAGGAINYSIDESRNSLQGVSPPVRLFPIYFPIGNLATGFFVIFALVAGVVGISTSLTGLHDVAQGLPANMMSAAAAALVTWTLTLLAMGLACKEINVSWRPASLRTLEAFTIILAGTQLLCAGSLHAGAHAAILTTPIGGRV, encoded by the exons ATGGCGTCCGGCGGGCAGCGGTCCATGGCGTCCGCCCTCCTGTTCCTGAACCTCATCATGTACGTCGTCGTCGCGGCCATCGCCGGCGGGGCCATCAACTACAGCATCGACGAGAGCAGGAACTCAC TGCAGGGCGTGTCCCCGCCGGTGCGCCTGTTCCCGATCTACTTCCCGATCGGCAACCTGGCGACGGGGTTCTTCGTCATCTTCGCGCTCGTCGCGGGCGTCGTCGGCATCTCCACCTCCCTCACCGGCCTGCACGACGTCGCCCAGGGGCTCCCGGCCAACATgatgtccgccgccgccgccgcgctcgtcaCCTGGACCCTCACCCTCCTCGCCATGGGGCTGGCCTGCAAGGAGATCAATGTCAGCTGGAGGCCCGCGAGCCTG CGCACCTTGGAGGCGTTCACCATCATCCTGGCCGGGACGCAGCTGCTCTGCGCCGGGTCGCTCCACGCCGGCGCGCACGCGGCCATCCTCACCACCCCCATCGGCGGCAGGGTCTGA